Proteins from one Bacteroidota bacterium genomic window:
- a CDS encoding DUF6624 domain-containing protein, translated as MKQITIILALVIVTPFAFGQSIPQAYIHLVKKADSLYTVKEFRKSASTYSEAFKVNDWKGIPNDRYNAACSWALAGVPDSAFSQLHTIATTSNVTNYGHIAADQDLISLHYDNRWKPLLESIQQNKAKAEAKLNKPLIAQLDSIFNDDQKYRNQIGEIEKKYGWESKEMKNHWKIIIEKDSLNLINIKSILDTYGWLGTDVIGEQGNTTLFLVIQHSDQTTQEKYLPIMRDAVKNGRAQASALALLEDRVALGRGKRQLYGSQIGRDQETQLFYVRPLEDPDNVDTRRADVGLEPLEKYGKQFQIRWNPKQYKKDLPAIEAKEKMRKK; from the coding sequence ATGAAACAAATAACAATAATTTTAGCGTTGGTAATTGTAACACCATTCGCTTTTGGACAGAGTATTCCACAAGCGTATATCCATTTGGTAAAAAAAGCAGATTCACTCTATACTGTAAAAGAGTTTAGAAAATCAGCATCGACGTATTCAGAAGCTTTTAAAGTTAATGACTGGAAAGGAATTCCTAATGATCGGTATAATGCTGCCTGTTCTTGGGCATTAGCTGGGGTGCCAGACAGCGCATTTTCTCAACTTCACACCATCGCAACAACATCAAATGTTACAAACTACGGACACATCGCTGCCGATCAAGATCTCATCTCATTGCATTATGATAATCGATGGAAGCCGTTATTGGAATCCATACAACAGAACAAAGCAAAAGCCGAAGCCAAACTCAACAAACCATTAATTGCTCAATTAGACAGTATCTTTAATGACGATCAAAAATATCGAAATCAAATTGGAGAAATAGAAAAGAAATACGGCTGGGAGTCCAAAGAAATGAAGAATCATTGGAAAATCATCATTGAAAAGGACTCGTTGAATTTAATCAACATAAAATCCATTCTTGATACTTATGGTTGGTTAGGCACAGATGTAATTGGCGAACAAGGAAATACAACGTTATTTCTTGTCATACAACATTCCGATCAAACAACACAGGAAAAATATTTGCCAATAATGAGAGATGCCGTAAAAAATGGAAGAGCGCAAGCGAGCGCTTTAGCGCTCCTTGAAGATAGAGTCGCATTAGGACGTGGAAAACGGCAACTCTATGGAAGCCAAATTGGTAGAGACCAGGAAACGCAACTGTTTTATGTGCGACCGTTGGAAGATCCGGATAATGTTGATACAAGACGCGCTGATGTTGGATTAGAACCATTAGAAAAATATGGAAAGCAATTTCAGATTAGATGGAATCCGAAACAATATAAAAAGGATCTTCCGGCCATTGAAGCAAAAGAAAAAATGAGAAAAAAGTAG
- a CDS encoding WYL domain-containing protein gives MRDKKRINERDISIEDKIGVAIKKRKRITFTYDEYSNTRIFEPYLVYESTKHNYLVFGMQTYDSEKPHEGTSPKNFEIYYIKNLTVLEEDFKPDSAFNSYSFPNKIRTIYSVD, from the coding sequence ATGCGAGATAAAAAAAGAATAAACGAAAGGGATATAAGCATAGAGGATAAAATAGGTGTTGCAATTAAAAAGCGAAAAAGAATAACTTTTACATATGACGAATACTCAAACACACGCATTTTTGAACCTTATTTAGTATATGAGTCTACGAAGCACAATTACTTAGTGTTTGGAATGCAGACTTACGACAGCGAAAAACCTCACGAAGGAACAAGTCCAAAGAATTTTGAAATATATTATATCAAGAACTTAACCGTTCTTGAAGAAGATTTTAAGCCCGATTCCGCATTCAATTCCTATTCCTTTCCGAATAAGATACGCACTATCTATTCCGTCGATTAA
- a CDS encoding tetratricopeptide repeat protein: protein MNKLFSLQVIFLLCSILNGQTKTFVREYTYSVGEADSKITSRAVSLDQVKRILLEEIGVYIQSTFETQKEENNSSFSELTKQQIQSITAGVTETKILEERWNGETFYIKANITVDPKEVTKNIASIAQDQQRVKDLEEAKRDADDAVQRIHDLQQQLAVVKDENERAAKRQQYITATNTLSAIEWVRKGINAGQRQEYDNAILFFQKALELDPTIYYAYSNLGNIFFLNRNYEMALKLYNRAFGLSPHFFSLGSTRTDKLDNSTPDWMINFPEDPNIVFQATTDTWSGPNASSTAKTRAILSALGLLSEELDRWIEVTMDAFLLSELSDSVSIEGLFSQKPTSAINFEFWSGLRVQLLGKYYQEETDSVLTPWVSRAIRLFLPRPIEGISVITWRVEKSLDGKNIVQSDTLIPTEFSIKFLQQFEQLLKDNEIYIRKSLIVPDSVAQRCYILLAHPLGSEYTKLVQQINNNKQKYRRFIATSMFKHMEEVAKEYENSKKSRLN from the coding sequence ATGAACAAGTTGTTTTCCCTTCAAGTAATCTTTCTTCTTTGTTCTATTCTTAATGGTCAAACTAAAACGTTTGTACGAGAATACACATATTCTGTGGGTGAAGCCGATAGTAAAATCACTTCTCGCGCTGTTTCACTCGATCAGGTAAAGAGAATATTGCTCGAAGAGATCGGTGTCTATATACAATCTACTTTTGAAACCCAGAAGGAGGAAAACAACTCTTCCTTTAGTGAACTGACAAAACAACAAATCCAAAGTATAACGGCGGGAGTTACTGAAACTAAAATACTTGAGGAAAGATGGAACGGAGAGACATTCTACATCAAAGCAAACATAACCGTCGATCCCAAGGAGGTTACAAAAAATATCGCAAGCATCGCTCAAGATCAACAGAGAGTAAAGGACCTTGAGGAAGCAAAACGGGATGCCGATGATGCCGTGCAACGTATACACGATCTTCAGCAACAACTCGCTGTTGTCAAAGATGAAAATGAACGTGCAGCGAAACGTCAGCAATATATAACTGCCACGAATACACTATCGGCAATTGAGTGGGTTCGCAAAGGCATCAATGCTGGTCAGCGACAAGAGTATGATAACGCGATCCTCTTTTTTCAAAAAGCATTAGAACTCGATCCTACCATATATTATGCATATTCAAACCTAGGAAATATTTTTTTCCTGAACAGAAATTATGAAATGGCTTTGAAGTTATACAACAGAGCCTTTGGACTTTCCCCTCATTTCTTTAGCCTCGGATCAACCAGAACGGACAAGCTTGATAATTCGACTCCCGACTGGATGATTAATTTTCCCGAAGACCCCAACATTGTCTTTCAAGCAACCACAGATACTTGGAGCGGTCCAAATGCTTCTAGCACCGCCAAGACAAGAGCAATTTTATCAGCATTAGGGTTATTGAGCGAGGAACTTGATCGGTGGATAGAAGTAACAATGGACGCATTCCTCCTCTCTGAATTATCTGATTCCGTGAGTATTGAGGGTTTATTTTCACAAAAGCCAACGAGTGCGATCAATTTCGAATTTTGGAGTGGCTTAAGGGTTCAATTACTCGGAAAGTATTATCAAGAAGAAACTGACTCTGTGCTGACCCCTTGGGTGTCGAGGGCAATAAGACTATTTTTACCACGACCCATCGAAGGAATTTCGGTGATAACGTGGCGTGTTGAGAAAAGTCTCGATGGGAAAAATATAGTGCAGAGTGACACTCTAATCCCAACGGAATTCTCTATAAAGTTTCTTCAACAATTTGAACAACTCTTAAAGGACAATGAAATCTACATTAGAAAGTCACTCATTGTTCCCGACAGTGTTGCACAAAGGTGTTACATTCTGTTGGCGCATCCGCTTGGATCTGAATACACAAAGTTAGTTCAACAAATCAACAACAACAAACAAAAATATAGGAGGTTTATTGCAACATCGATGTTCAAACATATGGAGGAGGTTGCAAAGGAATATGAAAATTCTAAGAAATCTCGATTGAACTAG
- a CDS encoding DUF4236 domain-containing protein encodes MGWRFRRRLTLFPGVRINFSSKGISTTFGVPGASVNIGSNGAYLNTGIPGTGFYNRTKINFGSGSNKVTPQENEQFPTDSPNYFVPEGIGAIKSADNNSITSKGLLGVKETLFAAYKEKQSLQAEVNNGKAALEQVESRLKWMKIFSLNGLLFKRTLLDRQNEYKECKASLLEATKQSAECKVSIEVQIDPSLIRFYESFKKGFDNLKGSQHCWDITSSIYVDRVKTRSSASQSINRQKVSFTYSSLDFVNSEYPAFNFKNVNGADLFFYPAFLIAFHSKSDFALIDYKEMSIDYSRVSFVETENVPNDSIVLSRTWQYVNKNGSRDMRFSNNYEIPVMLYGELDLKSSAGLNESYMFSNATAAEEYVNSYARFKNALSGDRNQETQSKKESVTKPQMSKAKALHTLGLSSSATSDQIRTAYIELIQKYHPDKVSHLADEFKMIAETKTKDIISAYSILTQQRF; translated from the coding sequence ATGGGTTGGAGATTTAGAAGACGTTTGACTTTGTTTCCTGGAGTTAGGATTAATTTTAGCTCCAAAGGAATTAGTACGACTTTCGGCGTTCCAGGTGCAAGTGTAAATATTGGAAGTAACGGTGCATATTTAAATACAGGTATCCCTGGAACTGGTTTTTACAACAGAACCAAAATTAATTTTGGCTCTGGCTCCAATAAAGTAACTCCTCAAGAAAACGAACAATTCCCAACAGATTCACCAAACTATTTTGTACCTGAGGGAATTGGAGCAATAAAAAGTGCCGATAATAATTCTATTACAAGCAAAGGTCTTTTAGGGGTTAAAGAAACACTTTTCGCAGCATATAAGGAAAAACAATCACTTCAAGCTGAGGTTAATAATGGTAAAGCAGCATTGGAACAGGTAGAAAGTAGATTAAAATGGATGAAGATATTTTCATTAAACGGATTGCTATTTAAACGCACATTATTGGATCGGCAAAACGAATATAAGGAATGCAAAGCATCTTTACTTGAAGCGACCAAACAGTCTGCCGAATGTAAGGTTTCAATCGAAGTGCAAATTGATCCATCGCTCATCAGATTTTATGAATCATTTAAAAAAGGTTTTGATAATCTTAAGGGATCGCAACATTGTTGGGATATAACCTCAAGTATTTATGTTGACAGAGTAAAAACTCGTTCGTCTGCGTCACAATCCATAAATCGGCAAAAAGTATCGTTCACATATTCCAGTTTAGATTTTGTCAATTCGGAATATCCCGCATTTAATTTTAAGAATGTTAATGGTGCTGATTTATTCTTTTATCCTGCATTCTTGATTGCATTTCATTCAAAATCCGATTTCGCGTTAATCGATTACAAAGAAATGTCTATTGACTATAGTCGAGTAAGCTTTGTTGAAACAGAGAATGTTCCTAATGATTCAATCGTATTGAGTAGAACGTGGCAATATGTAAATAAAAATGGTTCTCGTGATATGAGATTTTCTAATAATTATGAGATTCCAGTAATGTTATATGGTGAACTAGATCTTAAAAGTAGTGCGGGCCTAAATGAATCATATATGTTTAGCAATGCAACTGCCGCGGAAGAGTATGTCAATTCTTATGCAAGATTTAAAAATGCTTTAAGTGGAGACAGAAACCAAGAAACACAATCGAAAAAGGAATCCGTTACCAAACCACAAATGTCGAAAGCAAAAGCTCTTCATACTCTTGGTTTGTCTTCAAGCGCAACCAGCGATCAAATAAGAACAGCTTACATTGAGTTGATTCAAAAATATCATCCTGATAAGGTATCTCATCTTGCTGACGAATTTAAGATGATTGCCGAAACAAAAACAAAAGATATAATATCAGCTTATTCAATTTTAACTCAACAGCGATTTTAA